A genomic region of Prevotella scopos JCM 17725 contains the following coding sequences:
- a CDS encoding outer membrane protein assembly factor BamD — MKKRILIGLCAVLLLTSCAHEYNQVYKTTNNDYKYEFAKECFAKGKYGFAVPLLQDLVTIEKGTDNAQECLYMLAMAEYGLKDYQAASETFKKYYQTYPRGQYAEMASFYIGQSLFEGTPEPRLDQTPTIAAIAAFQEYLDVFPNGKMKAAAQQRLFSLQDKLIRKEYLNAKLYYNLGSYFGNCTSGGNNYEACIITAQNALNDYPYSDMREAFAILLMKSKFELAQMSVEEKKLQRYQDAEDECYGFINEYPDSKERKTAEEYIKKCKQITKD, encoded by the coding sequence ATGAAGAAAAGAATTCTCATTGGCCTGTGCGCCGTTTTGCTTTTAACAAGTTGCGCACACGAATATAATCAAGTCTATAAGACAACAAACAACGATTATAAATACGAATTTGCAAAGGAATGCTTTGCAAAGGGAAAGTATGGCTTTGCTGTTCCCCTTTTGCAAGACCTTGTGACAATTGAGAAAGGCACAGACAACGCACAGGAGTGTCTCTATATGCTTGCCATGGCAGAGTATGGCTTGAAAGATTATCAAGCTGCATCAGAAACATTCAAGAAGTATTATCAGACCTATCCACGTGGTCAGTATGCTGAGATGGCATCGTTCTATATCGGACAGAGTCTCTTCGAAGGTACGCCAGAACCACGCCTTGACCAGACACCAACTATCGCTGCCATCGCAGCTTTCCAAGAGTATTTGGATGTCTTCCCTAATGGCAAGATGAAAGCTGCAGCCCAGCAACGCCTCTTTTCATTGCAGGACAAGCTTATCCGCAAGGAATATCTCAATGCAAAGTTATACTATAACCTCGGTTCTTACTTCGGAAACTGCACGAGTGGCGGTAACAACTACGAGGCTTGCATCATTACTGCACAGAACGCTTTGAATGATTATCCTTATAGCGACATGCGTGAAGCCTTCGCAATCCTCTTAATGAAGAGTAAGTTTGAGCTGGCTCAAATGAGTGTCGAAGAAAAGAAACTACAACGCTATCAAGATGCTGAAGACGAGTGTTATGGATTTATCAACGAATATCCAGACTCAAAAGAGCGCAAGACAGCTGAGGAATACATCAAAAAGTGTAAGCAGATTACAAAAGATTAA
- a CDS encoding DUF4293 domain-containing protein, with protein sequence MIQRKQTVFLFLALLATIACLCLPVGLYEPKGMGAESMLMNLWISDANGGKDFNVWALFAILLLTCPINLFAIFDYHNRKRQARFCAFSMLMIIGWYVVYGVFSQVLMTGFNFHITFAACLPLVAFILLWLARHAILADEALVRAADRIR encoded by the coding sequence ATGATACAAAGGAAACAAACGGTATTCCTGTTCCTTGCATTACTTGCAACGATTGCTTGCCTCTGCCTTCCTGTAGGCCTCTACGAACCGAAAGGTATGGGTGCAGAGAGCATGCTAATGAATCTATGGATAAGTGACGCAAACGGTGGAAAGGATTTCAATGTATGGGCTTTGTTCGCTATTCTTTTGCTTACTTGCCCCATCAACCTCTTCGCCATCTTCGATTATCATAACCGCAAACGTCAAGCTCGTTTCTGTGCATTTTCAATGCTCATGATTATAGGCTGGTACGTGGTTTATGGAGTGTTCAGCCAAGTGTTGATGACAGGATTCAACTTCCATATTACATTTGCAGCCTGCCTTCCACTCGTAGCTTTCATCCTCTTGTGGCTTGCACGTCACGCCATCCTTGCTGATGAAGCTTTGGTAAGAGCAGCAGACAGAATCCGATAG
- a CDS encoding HD domain-containing protein — MQQPNLEIMNFVERQILPRYNDFGKSHGLGHVQRVIKNSLALAAVTGADVNMVYIIAAYHDLGMAGPRAIHHITSGKILIADVRLRKWFSTEQLKIMKEAVEDHRASSSRVPRSIYGKIVAEADRDLEPEIVFSRAILYGIENYPEKNDEEMWQRFRDHMKEKYGRSGYLKLWIPGSPNAKNLEIIRKTIDNEAELREVFDRIYKQICEQEDNDE; from the coding sequence ATGCAACAGCCTAATCTCGAAATAATGAACTTTGTGGAGCGGCAAATTCTCCCACGCTATAATGACTTTGGTAAGAGCCACGGACTCGGACATGTTCAACGTGTCATCAAGAATTCGCTTGCGTTGGCAGCCGTTACGGGTGCTGATGTGAATATGGTATATATTATTGCGGCCTATCATGACCTTGGAATGGCAGGACCTCGAGCCATTCATCATATCACCAGCGGTAAGATTCTCATCGCTGATGTGCGTTTGCGTAAATGGTTCTCGACCGAACAGCTAAAGATTATGAAGGAAGCAGTTGAAGACCATCGTGCCAGTAGCTCACGTGTTCCGCGTAGCATCTATGGTAAGATTGTTGCTGAGGCTGATCGTGATTTAGAGCCTGAGATAGTCTTCTCTCGTGCCATCCTCTATGGTATTGAGAACTATCCAGAGAAGAATGATGAAGAGATGTGGCAACGCTTTCGTGACCACATGAAGGAGAAATACGGACGTTCGGGCTACCTAAAACTGTGGATTCCTGGTTCACCAAACGCCAAGAACCTTGAAATCATCCGTAAGACAATTGATAATGAGGCTGAACTCCGAGAAGTATTCGACCGCATCTACAAACAGATATGCGAACAAGAAGATAATGACGAATAA
- the uvrB gene encoding excinuclease ABC subunit UvrB has product MDFKLTSKYKPTGDQPEAIRELTDGLERGDKSQVLLGVTGSGKTFTVANVIANVNKPTLILSHNKTLAAQLYEEMKAFFPDNAVEYYVSYYDYYQPEAYMLVTDTYIEKDLAINDEIDKLRLSAVSSLLSGRKDVIVVSSVSCIYGMGAPVAMKENVISIKKGQVIDRNDFLRRLVDALYMRNDIELQRGNFRVKGDTVDIAMAYSDNVLRITWWDDEIDSIEEVDAVDFHRLATFDTYEIYPANLFVTSKEQTEGAIRQIQDDLVKQVDFFTEIGDNIKAQRIKERVEYDIEMIKELGHCSGIENYSRYFDGREAGMRPYCLLDFFPEDYLMVIDESHVSVPQISAMYGGDRARKKNLVEYGFRLPAAFDNRPLRFEEFHDLIHQIIYVSATPADFELAESEGVVVEQLIRPTGLLDPEIEVRPSENQIDDLMNEIVIRAEKEERVLVTTLTKRMAEELTEYLLNHDIRTAYIHSDVASLDRIKIINDLRAGLYDVLVGVNLLREGLDLPEVSLVAILDADKEGFLRSHRSLTQTAGRAARNVNGKVIMYADNITESMQKTIDETMRRRTKQLKYNEEHHITPTQIVKAIKGTLPVGGESNLTAQTVAINRNVGQAYVEPNNGVLFAADPIVAKMSKEQLEKSIANTTALMKQAAKDLDFLQAAQYRDEIIRLQKELEEK; this is encoded by the coding sequence ATGGACTTTAAATTAACATCGAAATATAAGCCAACGGGCGACCAACCGGAGGCAATCAGAGAACTTACTGACGGACTGGAGCGTGGCGATAAAAGTCAGGTGCTCTTGGGTGTGACGGGTTCGGGTAAGACGTTTACGGTTGCGAACGTGATCGCAAATGTTAATAAGCCGACACTGATTTTATCGCATAACAAGACTTTGGCTGCACAGCTTTATGAGGAGATGAAGGCTTTCTTTCCTGATAACGCTGTGGAGTATTATGTCTCTTATTATGACTATTATCAGCCAGAGGCTTACATGCTTGTGACGGATACCTATATTGAGAAAGATCTCGCGATTAATGACGAGATTGATAAACTCCGCTTGTCTGCTGTATCTTCTTTGTTATCAGGTCGTAAGGATGTTATTGTCGTTTCTTCCGTTTCGTGCATCTATGGTATGGGAGCACCAGTCGCAATGAAGGAGAATGTCATCTCTATCAAGAAGGGTCAAGTGATTGATCGTAATGATTTTTTAAGACGTCTAGTAGATGCACTCTATATGCGCAATGATATCGAACTACAGCGTGGAAACTTCCGTGTGAAGGGTGATACGGTGGATATTGCAATGGCTTATAGCGACAATGTCCTGCGCATTACGTGGTGGGATGATGAGATAGACTCTATTGAGGAGGTGGATGCTGTCGATTTCCATCGCCTTGCTACCTTCGATACTTACGAGATTTACCCAGCCAATCTCTTCGTAACGTCTAAGGAACAGACCGAAGGGGCTATTCGTCAGATACAAGATGACTTGGTGAAGCAGGTTGATTTCTTCACTGAGATAGGGGATAACATTAAGGCACAACGTATCAAAGAACGTGTGGAGTATGATATTGAGATGATTAAGGAACTAGGTCATTGCTCTGGTATTGAGAACTATTCACGCTATTTTGATGGCAGAGAGGCGGGGATGCGTCCTTACTGTTTGTTAGACTTTTTCCCAGAAGATTACTTAATGGTGATAGACGAGAGCCACGTGAGTGTACCTCAGATTTCAGCGATGTATGGTGGCGATCGTGCCCGAAAGAAGAATCTTGTAGAATATGGTTTCCGTCTGCCAGCTGCTTTTGACAATCGTCCGCTTCGTTTCGAGGAGTTTCATGATTTGATTCATCAGATTATTTATGTGTCGGCTACTCCAGCTGACTTTGAGTTGGCAGAGTCCGAAGGCGTTGTTGTTGAGCAACTTATCCGTCCTACGGGATTGCTCGACCCAGAGATAGAGGTGCGTCCCTCAGAGAATCAGATTGACGATTTGATGAACGAAATTGTTATCCGTGCAGAGAAAGAAGAGCGCGTGCTAGTGACGACACTGACCAAGCGAATGGCGGAGGAGTTGACAGAATACTTGTTAAATCACGATATTCGTACGGCTTATATTCATAGTGATGTAGCCAGTCTTGACCGCATCAAGATTATCAACGACCTCCGTGCGGGTCTCTATGATGTCCTTGTGGGGGTCAATCTCTTGCGTGAGGGATTGGATTTGCCCGAGGTTTCTTTGGTTGCTATCCTCGATGCTGACAAAGAGGGTTTCCTCCGTAGTCATAGAAGTTTGACACAGACGGCAGGACGTGCGGCTCGTAACGTGAATGGAAAGGTGATTATGTATGCTGATAACATCACGGAGAGTATGCAGAAAACCATCGACGAGACGATGCGAAGACGTACGAAACAGTTGAAATACAATGAGGAGCATCATATCACACCGACACAGATTGTCAAGGCTATCAAGGGAACGCTACCAGTGGGTGGTGAATCGAACCTCACCGCACAGACAGTTGCTATCAATAGGAATGTCGGACAGGCGTATGTTGAACCCAATAATGGTGTTCTCTTTGCTGCTGACCCAATTGTTGCGAAGATGAGTAAAGAACAATTGGAGAAGAGTATTGCTAACACAACAGCACTTATGAAACAAGCAGCAAAAGACCTCGACTTCCTGCAAGCTGCACAGTATCGTGATGAGATTATTCGACTGCAGAAGGAGTTGGAGGAGAAATAG
- a CDS encoding four helix bundle suffix domain-containing protein — MLRSGTDWRTLRFYQKADALYQMTFVFCKRFLPAYGDRTVDQMVQAARSGKQNIVEGKEDGLTSTEMELKLLNVARSSLQELRQDYEDYLHTRGLNLWRNSHPRYNALVTFCRLHNNYADYAPFVNKWTAEEFCNTALSLCHITDRMMCRYLGYMQKRFVTEGGIKERMYAARTGYRKEQDRMMQALKEENATLKAEVARLKKLLEDRQKEE; from the coding sequence GTGCTGCGTAGCGGCACAGACTGGCGAACATTGCGTTTCTATCAAAAAGCTGATGCGCTTTACCAAATGACGTTCGTCTTTTGCAAACGCTTCCTACCTGCCTATGGAGACCGTACCGTTGATCAAATGGTTCAGGCGGCTCGCTCGGGAAAACAAAACATTGTGGAAGGTAAGGAAGATGGTCTAACCTCTACGGAAATGGAACTGAAACTGCTCAATGTGGCACGTAGTAGCTTGCAGGAGCTTCGTCAGGATTATGAGGATTATCTCCACACGCGTGGGTTGAATCTTTGGAGGAATAGCCATCCACGTTACAACGCTCTCGTAACATTCTGCCGGCTTCATAATAACTATGCCGACTATGCCCCTTTCGTAAATAAATGGACGGCAGAGGAGTTCTGTAATACAGCCCTCTCTTTATGTCATATCACGGACCGGATGATGTGTCGTTACCTTGGCTACATGCAAAAACGTTTCGTGACAGAAGGAGGTATCAAGGAGCGAATGTACGCTGCCCGCACTGGTTATCGAAAGGAGCAAGACCGCATGATGCAAGCCCTTAAGGAGGAGAATGCAACCTTGAAAGCGGAGGTGGCTAGACTGAAAAAGCTGCTGGAAGATAGGCAGAAGGAAGAGTAG
- a CDS encoding DUF4468 domain-containing protein, giving the protein MKKILIFLFLCLPMMASAQTTLTPEQKLEQAQRQLEEAKAALEQAKANAAKAKAEAEARAKKEAEAKAKADIEKKIAEMKAEAERLEREAAALTEAAKKAQTTTAAPTTKAPESSVTKATGTPTTSVTNTASDSWVVPTAAATAAARANKTMNTDSKANKDLYLQKGIIPEVNGQVVWTETFNVPGATADELYDKAFAYLTELTQGSNQLEGSKVALVNKGEHSIVATVREKLIFSSSFLSLDYTQFNYVLQATCRDGQATLTMNRLTYRYDVQGNVSDFNAEQWITDKHAVNKKQTRLLPVSGKFRRATIDRKNSIFEGFEQALK; this is encoded by the coding sequence ATGAAGAAGATTTTGATATTCTTGTTTTTGTGCCTTCCTATGATGGCTTCGGCACAGACTACGCTGACTCCAGAACAGAAGTTGGAACAGGCACAACGCCAGTTAGAGGAGGCTAAGGCTGCTTTGGAACAAGCGAAGGCAAACGCTGCAAAAGCAAAGGCCGAGGCTGAAGCAAGAGCAAAAAAAGAAGCTGAGGCTAAGGCGAAAGCTGATATTGAGAAGAAGATTGCAGAGATGAAGGCTGAGGCTGAACGTCTGGAACGTGAGGCTGCTGCACTCACAGAGGCTGCAAAGAAGGCACAGACAACTACGGCTGCCCCAACAACAAAGGCTCCAGAATCTTCAGTAACAAAGGCTACGGGGACTCCAACAACGTCTGTCACTAACACTGCCTCCGATTCTTGGGTTGTCCCGACAGCAGCAGCTACAGCTGCGGCTCGTGCCAATAAGACAATGAATACAGACAGCAAAGCTAACAAGGATTTATATCTTCAGAAGGGTATCATACCTGAGGTGAATGGTCAGGTAGTGTGGACTGAAACCTTTAATGTACCTGGAGCAACAGCTGACGAACTTTATGACAAGGCCTTTGCTTATCTCACAGAACTCACACAAGGTAGTAACCAGTTGGAGGGTAGTAAGGTAGCTTTGGTGAATAAGGGCGAACATAGTATTGTGGCAACAGTACGTGAGAAGCTCATCTTCTCTTCGTCATTCCTTTCATTAGATTATACCCAATTCAATTATGTACTTCAAGCCACTTGTCGTGACGGACAGGCCACATTGACGATGAATCGTTTGACTTATCGTTACGATGTACAGGGCAATGTTTCTGATTTCAATGCAGAGCAATGGATTACTGATAAGCATGCTGTAAACAAGAAGCAGACGCGTCTCTTGCCAGTATCTGGTAAGTTCCGTCGTGCTACAATCGATCGTAAGAATAGCATCTTTGAGGGTTTCGAACAAGCACTGAAGTAA
- a CDS encoding nucleoside deaminase, whose product MTKEELMRRAIDLSADSVRNGGGPFGAVIARNGEVVAEGSNGVTLFNDPTAHAEVTAIRKACQKLNTFDLSGYEIFTSCEPCPMCLGAIYWAHLDKIYYANDRKDAADIGFDDDFIYKEIEVQPQYRKKPSEILLRNEALEVFKQWTEKTDKTEY is encoded by the coding sequence ATGACGAAAGAAGAATTGATGCGGAGGGCAATCGATCTCTCTGCTGATAGTGTACGAAATGGCGGTGGACCATTCGGTGCCGTTATTGCCCGCAACGGAGAAGTTGTTGCTGAAGGAAGCAATGGAGTGACTCTTTTCAACGACCCAACAGCCCATGCAGAGGTTACAGCTATCCGTAAAGCATGCCAAAAGTTGAATACTTTCGACCTTTCTGGTTACGAAATCTTCACCTCCTGCGAACCTTGTCCAATGTGCCTTGGTGCCATCTATTGGGCACACCTTGACAAAATCTATTATGCTAACGACCGCAAAGATGCTGCCGACATTGGCTTTGATGATGACTTCATCTATAAGGAGATTGAGGTTCAACCGCAATATCGTAAGAAGCCTTCAGAGATTCTTTTGCGTAATGAGGCGTTAGAAGTCTTCAAGCAATGGACGGAGAAAACGGATAAAACTGAGTATTGA
- a CDS encoding DNA-directed RNA polymerase subunit omega: MDYRKSKAPSNTVTRDVQELWKDTGNIYESVAIIAKRANQISVEIKQDLSKKLAEFASYNDSLDEVFENREQIEISRYYEKLPKPTLLASQEFIDGDVYWRDPSKEAQNEEED; encoded by the coding sequence ATGGATTACAGAAAGTCAAAAGCACCGTCAAACACGGTAACCCGAGATGTTCAGGAACTTTGGAAAGATACTGGTAACATCTATGAGAGTGTTGCTATCATAGCAAAGCGAGCAAACCAAATCTCGGTTGAAATAAAGCAGGACTTGAGTAAGAAACTTGCTGAATTTGCTTCTTATAACGATTCTCTTGATGAGGTATTTGAGAACCGTGAGCAGATTGAGATTAGCCGTTATTATGAGAAGTTGCCAAAGCCAACTTTGTTAGCTTCGCAAGAATTTATAGATGGTGACGTTTACTGGCGCGACCCTTCTAAGGAAGCACAGAACGAGGAAGAAGATTAA
- a CDS encoding putative porin, translated as MKRFTFLFAFIVLVANAAMAQFDDNSTVDDGTFTADGVRQNKNAGRSDSIQSQHKEIPRGLKVWTIDERFGDRKPAVPDTLSYMFMNADLTYGMRGQYNTLGNLGSPRQNRIFIDRRGPSEFFFLDPYDMFIVQPNEFQFTSTLSPITILNYNTAGNRNNGEDRFKAIFAVNAGKEWGFGFKFDYLYGRGYYSNQSASHFDYSMWGSYLGERYQAHLLLSLNHQKVAENGGIANDAYITHPESFRENFSEEEIPTILKQNWNRNDNQHVFFNHRYSLGFFRKVPMTEEEIKAKEFALKSQKAQDAEKDKEKARRQAKAKGQKFDEEAYDKEKRSAGRPDDAVIAGDVSQAKAQTDKANANDRLTVNLEDSTQMAELKKQDALAKDSTQKWMKEEYVPVTSFIHTARFDNYRRIYQAYETPANFYAQNYFNYGTAANDSIYDSTKHWSLKNTFAVALLEGFNKWAKAGLKAFLSYELRHYALPTMQTPSGSTIAFFNGDKTWNQHDISVGGQLLKTLGKTFHYDVSAEAWLAGSRAGQLHVDGHADLGFPLFGDTVQLAATAFFHRSAPSFYMNQYYGKHYMWDNNLSQEIHSRILGEFSLQKTRTKLRVGYDVLKNYTYFGIQNDRVRSGDNYLVQHNDLNVRQSSSPISLLTLQLQQDFRLGIFNWQNVLTLQKSSKDDILPVPIFNAYSNLFLRFKVARVLDVDLGVDGRYFTSYYAPEYIPGIGAFGIQETEASRTKIGNYPHLNAYANFQLQHTRFFIMFTHVNSAEGGKYFFTPHYPLNQRVLQFGISWNFFN; from the coding sequence ATGAAGAGATTTACCTTCTTGTTTGCCTTCATTGTGTTAGTGGCGAATGCTGCTATGGCACAATTTGATGATAACTCTACGGTTGATGATGGGACATTCACTGCCGATGGGGTTAGACAGAATAAGAATGCTGGGCGTTCTGATTCTATACAAAGTCAGCATAAGGAGATTCCACGTGGACTGAAGGTGTGGACGATAGATGAGCGTTTCGGTGACCGCAAGCCTGCTGTCCCCGATACTTTGTCGTATATGTTTATGAATGCTGACCTTACCTATGGTATGCGCGGACAATATAACACATTGGGAAACCTGGGCTCTCCACGTCAGAATCGTATCTTCATCGATCGTCGTGGTCCATCAGAATTCTTCTTCCTTGATCCGTATGATATGTTTATCGTACAGCCTAATGAGTTCCAGTTTACCTCAACTCTTTCACCTATCACGATTCTTAACTACAATACGGCAGGTAACAGGAATAACGGAGAAGACCGATTTAAGGCTATCTTTGCGGTAAACGCTGGTAAGGAGTGGGGCTTCGGCTTTAAGTTCGACTACCTTTACGGACGTGGGTATTACAGCAATCAGAGTGCTTCCCATTTTGATTACTCAATGTGGGGAAGCTATTTAGGCGAACGTTATCAAGCACACCTGCTTCTTTCTCTGAATCACCAGAAGGTGGCGGAGAATGGTGGTATTGCCAATGATGCCTATATCACACACCCCGAGTCATTCCGTGAAAACTTTAGTGAAGAAGAAATTCCAACCATCTTGAAACAGAATTGGAATAGAAATGATAACCAACACGTCTTTTTCAATCATCGTTATAGCCTCGGTTTCTTTCGTAAGGTGCCGATGACTGAAGAGGAAATTAAGGCCAAGGAGTTTGCGCTTAAATCTCAAAAGGCACAGGATGCAGAGAAAGATAAGGAGAAAGCACGTCGGCAGGCAAAGGCCAAGGGACAGAAGTTTGATGAGGAAGCATACGATAAGGAGAAGCGTTCTGCTGGTCGTCCTGATGATGCTGTCATTGCTGGTGATGTGTCACAAGCAAAGGCGCAAACTGATAAAGCGAATGCTAATGATCGCCTAACGGTAAATCTGGAGGACTCTACTCAGATGGCAGAACTCAAGAAGCAGGATGCACTGGCGAAGGACTCTACACAGAAGTGGATGAAGGAGGAATATGTTCCTGTGACAAGTTTTATTCATACGGCACGTTTTGATAACTATCGTCGTATCTATCAGGCGTACGAAACTCCGGCTAACTTCTATGCACAGAACTACTTCAACTATGGTACTGCAGCCAATGACAGCATTTATGATAGCACAAAGCATTGGTCATTGAAAAATACTTTTGCGGTCGCTTTGCTGGAAGGATTTAATAAGTGGGCGAAAGCTGGATTGAAAGCTTTCCTTTCCTACGAGTTGCGTCATTATGCACTTCCAACTATGCAAACGCCAAGTGGTTCTACTATAGCCTTCTTTAATGGTGATAAGACATGGAATCAGCATGATATTTCTGTGGGTGGACAGCTCCTGAAGACCTTGGGTAAGACTTTCCATTATGATGTCAGTGCTGAAGCTTGGTTGGCTGGAAGTAGGGCAGGACAGTTGCATGTCGATGGTCATGCAGACCTTGGCTTCCCACTCTTCGGTGATACCGTTCAGTTGGCTGCAACCGCTTTCTTTCATCGTTCTGCCCCATCGTTCTATATGAATCAGTATTATGGTAAGCATTATATGTGGGACAATAACCTTAGTCAGGAGATACACTCTCGTATCCTCGGTGAGTTCTCTTTGCAGAAGACGCGAACCAAACTGCGTGTAGGCTATGATGTTCTCAAGAATTATACTTACTTCGGAATACAGAACGATCGTGTGCGAAGCGGTGACAACTACCTCGTTCAGCATAACGACTTGAATGTTCGCCAGTCAAGTAGTCCTATCAGTTTGCTTACGTTACAACTCCAACAGGATTTCCGTCTGGGTATCTTTAACTGGCAGAATGTGCTGACTTTACAGAAATCGAGCAAAGACGATATTCTCCCTGTACCAATCTTTAATGCTTATAGTAATCTGTTCTTACGCTTTAAGGTTGCACGTGTGTTGGATGTTGACCTTGGCGTTGACGGACGTTATTTCACAAGCTATTATGCGCCAGAGTATATACCAGGAATTGGTGCCTTTGGTATTCAAGAGACGGAGGCGAGTCGTACAAAGATTGGCAACTATCCTCATCTTAACGCTTATGCCAACTTCCAACTACAGCACACACGCTTCTTCATAATGTTCACGCATGTGAACAGTGCCGAGGGTGGTAAATATTTCTTCACACCACACTATCCGTTGAACCAGCGTGTATTGCAGTTTGGTATCAGCTGGAACTTCTTCAATTAA
- the menA gene encoding 1,4-dihydroxy-2-naphthoate octaprenyltransferase, whose product MVFENKNIKTNSLSAWVLAARPKTLTGAMVPVMIGTAWAWRLGGWGNFRVLPAILCFLFAFLMQVDSNFINDYFDCLKGNDDRATRLGPKRACSEGWITLPAMRLGLVVTSALACLVGFPLIFFGGWEMIVVGLACVLFAFLYTTYFSYLGLGDVLVLVFFGIVPVVFTTYVILPTHFQALCFDVIMSGVICGLVIDTLLVVNNYRDRENDKRDGKVTLIVRIGEEKAEKLYLALGLMAFIQLSFLLSLEGRYNLLTFILLVIIFAPYNILHHKTAMLMKKVKKGKELNNILALTARNILLYGIAVTLSILIS is encoded by the coding sequence GTGGTTTTTGAAAACAAGAATATAAAGACCAATAGTCTTTCAGCATGGGTGCTTGCAGCGCGTCCAAAGACGCTCACGGGGGCAATGGTGCCCGTAATGATTGGAACAGCTTGGGCTTGGAGGTTAGGCGGGTGGGGGAACTTCCGTGTGCTTCCTGCTATTCTTTGTTTTCTCTTTGCTTTTCTGATGCAGGTGGATTCTAACTTTATCAATGACTATTTTGATTGTCTGAAAGGCAATGACGATCGAGCCACTCGACTTGGTCCAAAGCGGGCTTGTTCTGAAGGATGGATAACACTTCCCGCTATGCGGTTAGGACTTGTCGTCACTTCTGCCTTAGCCTGTCTTGTCGGTTTTCCACTCATCTTCTTTGGTGGCTGGGAAATGATTGTCGTGGGGTTAGCCTGCGTTCTCTTTGCTTTTCTCTATACCACCTACTTTTCTTATCTCGGCTTAGGCGACGTCTTGGTGTTAGTATTCTTTGGTATTGTACCCGTCGTTTTCACCACATACGTCATCCTTCCTACCCATTTTCAAGCCCTGTGCTTTGATGTTATTATGTCGGGAGTTATCTGCGGTTTGGTGATAGACACCCTGCTTGTTGTCAACAATTACCGTGATAGAGAGAATGATAAACGCGACGGAAAGGTAACGCTCATCGTACGAATCGGTGAGGAAAAGGCTGAAAAACTTTATTTAGCTTTGGGACTTATGGCATTTATTCAGTTATCTTTCCTTCTCTCTTTAGAAGGGAGGTATAACCTTCTTACCTTTATTCTCTTGGTCATCATCTTTGCACCTTATAATATTTTACATCACAAGACTGCGATGCTAATGAAGAAGGTAAAGAAAGGTAAGGAACTGAATAATATCTTAGCACTGACCGCTCGCAACATACTGCTCTATGGAATAGCTGTAACGTTATCAATACTTATCTCATAA